Genomic segment of Kibdelosporangium phytohabitans:
CGTTGATCGTGGAGTACATCGACGGCCTGACCATGGGCGCGATCACCTACCGCGCCCAGTTGCAGCTCGGGATTCCCGACGAGGTCAAGGAGACCGCGCACGCGTACCTGGTCGTCCAGTTGGAGAGCCGGACCGCCGACCGGCTGGACGAGGACGTCGCCGAAGTCGGTGAACTGCTGTCGGGCCTGGGCGCCAAGGACGTCTACGTCCTGGAGGGCACGGCCGCGGGCAAGCTGATCGACGCGCGGGAGAAGGCGTTCTGGGCGGCCAAGGAAGCGGGCGCCGACGACATCATCGACACGGTGATCCCGCGTGCGTCGCTGCCGCAGTTCATGGAACGCGTCCGCGCCATCGCACAGGAGAACAACACGTTCGTCATCGGCTGCGGGCACGCCGGTGACGGCAACGTGCACCTCGCCGTGCTGCAGAAGGACAGCGAGGTACGCGAACGCGTGCTGCACGGCCTGTTCGAGGCGGGCGTGCACCTGGGCGGCGCGATCTCCGGTGAGCACGGCATCGGCCGCAAGCACGCCGAGCGGTTCGCCGCGCTGACCGATCCGGCCAAAGTGGACTTGATGCGGCGGATCAAGACCGCGTTCGACCCGGCCGGCGTCCTCAACCCCGGTGTCCTTTTCGACTGAGTTGGAGTTCGCGAGACCATGAACGGCGCACAGGCCCTCCTCCGCACGCTCGTCGACGCGGGCGTGACCGTCTGCTTCGGCAACCCGGGCACCTCCGAGATGCACTTCGTCGCCGCGTTGGACGCCGTCCCCGAGATGCGCGGCGTCCTCGGGCTGTTCGAAGGCGCGGTGACCGGCGCGGCCGACGGCTACGCCCGGATGGCCGGGAAACCAGCCGCGACGCTGCTGCACCTGGGCCCGGGTCTGGCCAACGGCCTGGCGAACCTGCACAACGCGCGCCGCGCGCGGACCGGGATCGTCAACGTCGTCGGCGACCACGCGACGTACCACAAGCAGTACGACGCCCCGCTGGAGTCGGACATCGAGTCGCTGTCCGGCACGGTCGGCTGGACCAGGACCAGCGCGTCCACCGAGGCTCTCGCCGCGGACGCCGCTGAAGCCGTGGCAGTGGCGCGGTCGGGACGGATCGCCACGCTGATCCTGCCCGCGGACATCTCGTGGGGCGATGGCGGCAAGCCCGCGGCGCCGCTGGACGCCCCGGTCCGGCCGACTGTCGCCGACAACGTGGTGCAGTCGATCGTCGACGTGCTGCGGTCCGGCGAGTCGACCGTGATCCTGCTGGGCAACGTGGGCACGCGCGAGCGCGCGATCCGCGCGGCCAACCGGATCTCCCAGGCCACGGGCGTGAAACTGTTCGCCGAGACCTTCCCGGCGCGCATCGAGCGTGGCGCCGGTGTGCCCGCTCTCGAACGACTCGGCTACCTGGCCGAGCAGGTCACCTGGCAGTTGACCGATGTGCGCGACCTGGTGCTGGCCGGGACGAAGTCCCCGGTGTCGTTCTTCGCCTACCCCGGCAAGCCCAGCGACCTCGTACCCGACGACTGCAAGGTCCACGTGCTCGCCGAGCCGGGCGACGACATCACGGCGGCACTGGAAGCCGTCGCCGCGATCGTTGCGCCGGATGTCGAGCCCGTGCTGCAGGCCGAGAACCGGCCCGAACTGCCCACCGGTGAGCTGACCCCGCAGAACTGGGTGGACGTGATCGGCGCGCTGCTGCCGGAGAACGCCGTCATCATCGACGAGTCGAACACCTCGGGCCTGCTGCTGCCGACCGCGACCGCCGGTGCGCCCAAGCACGACGTGCTGACGCTGACCGGTGGCTCCATCGGTTTCGGCCTGCCCAACGCGGTCGGCGCCGCGGTCGCGTGCCCGGACCGCCCGGTGATCTGCCTGCAGGCCGACGGCAGCGCGATGTACACCGCGTCCGCGTTGTGGACGATGGCCCGCGAGAACCTGAACGTCACCACTGTGGTCCTGTCGAACCGCTCGTACGCGATCCTCAAGCTGGAGCTGCAGCGGGTCGGCGCGGAGAGCACCGGGCCCAAGGCGCTGGACTGGCTCGACCTGTCCCGCCCGGACCTGGACTTCGTGGCACTGGCCACCGGCATGGGCATCCCGGCGACCCGTGCCACGACCGCCGAGGAGCTGGCCGAGCAGTTCCGTGCGGCGCAAGGCAAGGAAGGGCCGCACGTTATCGAGGCGATCGTGCCGACTTTGTTCTGAACGTAGCAACGAAGACCATCATCTGGGATTCGTTGACGCTGCGTCGAAGCCGTCCGTAGCGTCCGGCGCCATGTCGCGCTTTGAAGTCCGGCATGTTCACATGAGCGATCCGCTCGTGGAACCGCTGCTCGAGGACCTCGTGCGGGAGTACACCGGACGCTACGGACGGCTGCACGAGGACCTGAAAACCTATCCCGCCGACCGGTTCGCCCCACCGGACGGGGCGTTCGTGCTGCTGGTCGAGAACGACGCGGCCATCGCGGGCGGCGCGTTCCAGCGCTACTCCGGCGACACCGCCGAACTCAAACGGATCTGGACGCACTCCGCGCACCGCAGGCGCGGCCTCGCCGCCGTCGTGGTCGCCGAGCTGGAACGCGAGGCGGTGAAACGGGGATATACCAGGATTTTCCTGACCACCGGTCCGCGTCAGCCCGAGGCGCGGGATCTCTACCTGGCGACCGGATACCATCCTCTGTTCGATGTGGACAGTCCACCTGCTGAGAAGCCGTTGCCGTTCCACAAACTCCTGCCCGTGCCGAGCGTGCCATGAGTACCGCGACGCGCGCGCCGGAGGTCGAGGAGGAATCCGCGTTACGGGTGGTGCCGGTACGGCATCCCTGGCGCTGGGTGTTCAGCGCCGTGGTCCTCGTGCTGCTGGCGATGGCCGGGCACGCGCTGGTCACCAACACGGCGTTCGACTGGCCGACCTTCGCCGACTACGTCTTCTACCCGTCGGTGCTGGAAGCCGTGTTGCTGACGATCGAGCTGACCGCGCTGGGCATCGTCATCGGTTTCGTGCTGGGCACGGTGTTCGCGTTGATGCGCATGTCGTCGAGCCCGCTGCTGCGTGCCGTCAGCTGGGCGTACATCTGGATTTTCCGTTCCGTGCCACTGATCCTGCAGCTGCTGTTCTGGTACAACCTGGCCATCCTGTACAACCAGCTGTCGTTCGGGATCCCGTTCGGGCCGTCGTTCTTCTCGGTCGGCACCCAGGACCTGATCCCGCCGCTGGCAGCCGCAGCGCTCGGGTTGTCGCTGCACCAGGCGGCGTACTCGGCGGAGATCGTGCGGTCGGGTTTCATCAGCGTCGACGCCGGGCAACGGGAAGCCGCGGCGGCACTGGGCATCCCGCGGCGCCGTCAGTTCTTCCGGATCGTGCTGCCGCAGGCGATGCGCACGATCGTCCCGGCCGCGGCCAACGAGATCATCGGCATGGTCAAGGGCACGTCGGTCGTCTACATCATGGCCCTGCCCGAGCTGTTCTACCAGGTGCAGGTGATCTACACCCGCAACGGCCGGGTCATCCCGCTGCTGCTCGTGGCCACGTTCTGGTACCTGCTGATCACCTCGGTCCTGTCGATCGTGCAGCACTACGTCGAGCGGCACTACGGGAAGGGCGTCCGGCGCTGATGCTGCGTATCCAAGGTGTGCACAAGAGTTTCGGCGCGCTGCACGTGTTGCGTGGCATCACACTCGACGTGGCGGCGGGCGAGGTCACCGTGATCATCGGCGCCTCGGGTTCCGGCAAGTCGACGTTGCTGCGCGCGATCAACCACCTCGAACGGCTCGACCGCGGCTTCGTCAGCGTGGACGGCGACCTGATCGGCTACCGGCGTTCCGGCAACAAGCTCCACGAGCTCAGAGAAGCCGAGATCCTCAAGCAGCGCCGGGGGATCGGGTTCGTGTTCCAGAACTTCAACCTGTTCACGAACCTCACCGTGATCGAGAACGTGGTGGAGTCGCCACGGCTGTCCAGAGCCGACGGCCTCGCGCTGCTCGACCGCGTCGGCCTCGTGGACAAGGCGGACGCGTACCCGAGGCAGCTGTCCGGCGGCCAGCAGCAGCGGGTGGCGATCGCACGGGCCCTCGCCCTGCGCCCCAAGCTGCTGCTGTTCGACGAGCCCACCTCGGCGCTCGACCCCGAACTGGTCAACGAGGTGCTGGACGTGATCAAGGACCTGGCCCGCGGCGGCACCACGATGGTCGTGGTCACCCACGAGATCGGATTCGCGCGCGAGGTCGCCGACACCGTCGTGTTCATGGACGAAGGCCAGATCGTCGAACAGGGCACGCCCGCGGACGTGCTGGACAACCCCCGCGAGGAACGCACCCGTGCCTTCCTCAGCAAGGTCCTGTAGAAGGAGATCCCCTCATGCGGCGCATCGCGCTCCTGTTGGCCTCACTCGTGGCGTTGTCCGCGTGTGGCGGACCGGCCGACGCTGGAAAACCCGCGCAGAACAAGGCGGGTGTGAACACCAGCCCCGACCAGAATCGGGTCAGGGCGACCAAGAACGAGCAGATCGCGGCGAAGGTGCCGCAGGCGATCAGGGACCGGGGCGAACTCGTCGTCGGTGTCGACGGCAAGGGCTCACCTCCGTTGACGTTCCGCGCGGACGACGACAAGACCCCGGTCGGCGTGGAGACCGACATCGCCCAGCTCGTCGCCGACACGCTCGGCCTCAAGCTGCGCTTCGAACCCACCTCGTGGGAGAACCTGTTCCTGTCAGTGGAATCCGGCCAGTACGACGTCGGGTTCTCCAACATCACCGTGACCGAGGAACGCAAGGACAAGTACGACTTCGCCACCTACCGCGTGGACACCATCGCCTTCGAGACCAGTACCGGCAACAACATCACCGTCTCGGGGCCCAAGGACATCGCGGGTCGCCGGGTGGCTGTCACCTCCGGTACGAACCAGGAACAGATCCTGCTGCGCTGGGACGCGGCCAACAAGGCGGCGGGCCTCAAACCGGTCGAGTTCCAGTACTACACCAACGCCTCGGACCGCTACCTCGCGCTGAAGTCGGGCCGGATCGAGCTGTACGTCGGCCCCTACCCCGGTTCGGCGTACCACGCGAAGGTCTCCGGGGAGACCAAGATCGTCGGTCAGGTGTCCGGCGGCGGCGAGATCCCCGCCCAGATCGCGGGCATGACCAAGAAGGGCAGCGGACTGGTCACGCCGGTGGCCGACGCGCTGAACGAGCTGATCAAGAACGGCGAGTACGCCGAGGTGCTGGCCCGCTGGAACCTCGCCAACGAGGCGATCACCCGCTCCGAGATCAACCCGCCGGGGCTGCCGCGCAAGTGACCTGCGGTTTTGACTGATCGGTCGATACCGGGCGTCAGCCTTTCGGCTAACGGGGGTCTGTACTTCGGGTGGATGTCCGAGCACGCTGCGTAGTGCACGGTGAGCCCATGGGGAACACACTGATCCGACTCGCGGCTTTGACGCTGACAGGCGTGACCCTGGCAGGCACAGTCGCGAGCGCGCACAGCCACCGAGGCGGCGACTGGCCGACGTGGCAGGGGGACAAGGCCGGGTCACGGCACAACCCGGCTGAGTTCCGCATCACCCCGGCCAACGTCGGCAAGCTGGAGCTGAAGTGGGCCTTCGCGTACCCGAAGACGGGCGTGGTGGCCAAGAGCCAGCCCGCCGTGGTCGACGGCACCGCGTTCTTCGGCGGTCCCGACGGCACGTTCTACGCGCTCGACGCCAAGAGCGGCAAGACGAAGTGGACCTTCGACCTGGCGTCGGTGGACCCGTCGCAGCGGGTGGTGCTCGACGGCCCCGCGGTCGCACGCGGCAAGGTCTACTTCGGCGACAGCGGCGGCTACATGTACGCACTGGACCAGAGGACCGGGAAACTGGTGTGGGCCAAGGACACCGAGCCACACCCGACAGGCATGCACACCAGTTCACCGCTGTACCACGACGGCCGGATCTACGTCGGCGCGTCCAGCGCCGAGAACCTCGGCGACAAGAACTACCCGTGTTGCACGTTCCGCGGCCACATCGACTCGCTGGACGCCGACACCGGTGAGGTCGTCTGGCGCCACTACACGGTTCCCGAGCCCAAGGAGGTGGGCACGTACCCGAGCGGCGCGAAGAAGTTCGAGCCATCCGGCGCGGGCGTGTGGAGCTCGCCCGTGATCGACGAACGGACCGGCACGCTGTACGTCGGAACGGGCCAGAACTACACCGGCAGCGCGGGCGACTTCGACAGCCTGCTGGCGTTGGACGCCCGGAGTGGCGCCGTGCGGTGGAAGCAGCAGGTGACCAAAGCGGACACCTGGCGTGACCTGTGCAACCAGCCCGATCCGGAAGGCTACTGCCCGGGGCTCAAGGACGGCACGAACCTCGACTACGACATCGGCGCTACCCCGAACATCTTCCGCGTCAAGGGCCGCACGTACGTCGGCGTGGGCCAGAAGAGCGGTGTTTACCACGCGTTCGACGCCACGACCGGTGACGTGAAGTGGCGCCGCCAGCTGGGCGTCCCGCTTCCGAGTGGCGGAATCTCCGGAATCCAGTGGGGATCCTCGTACGACGGTGACAAGCTCTACATCGCCACGTACTTCGCCGAACCGGGCACGTTGTTCGCCGTCAAACCGGAAACCGGGCAGGTGCTGTGGAAGACACCCAACCCCGCCAACGGATGCGACTGGGGTGGAGCAGCGCAGCACAAGGACATCTGCACCCCGGCGCACGGCCCCGCGGCGACCTCGACACCGGGTCTCGTGTGGGAGGGCAGCAACGACGGCAAGATGCGTGCGTACTCCGCACGTGACGGCAAAGTGTTGTGGGAGTACGACACCGTGCGTGACTTCCAGGGCGTGAACGGCCTGACCGGACACGGCAGCGCGATCTCGGGCAGCGGCGGTGCCGTTGTCTCGAACGGAATGCTGTACATCCAATCGGGCTATTACCCCTTCTACCCGAGCGAACACGGGAATGTGCTGTTGGCGTTCGGTTTGAAGTAGCGTGAGGGAGTGACCTCACTCCCGGCCGGCGCCACCACGGACGACCCGGACGTGCTCGACGCGTACCGGACCGACCGGGCCACTTTCTGCCCCAGTGGCACACCGCGGGCGCTGGTCAGGGCGAGGTCGCTGGAGGACGTGGTCCAGACGCTGCGGTGGGCGCACGAGCACGGCGTGCCGGTCGTCCCGCAGGGCACGCGTACCGGGTTGTCCGGTGGCGCGAACGCGCTCGACGGCTGCGTCCTGCTGAACGTGGAGAAACTCGACCGGATCGTCGAGATCGACGTCGAGGAGCAGATCGCCGTGGTCCAGCCTGGCGTCATCAACGCCACGCTGGCCGCGGCGGTCGCGGAGAAGGGGCTCTACTACCCGCCGGATCCGGGGTCCAAGGACATCTCGTCGATCGGCGGGAACGTCGCGACCAACGCGGGTGGCATGTGCTGCCTGAAGTACGGCGTGACGGGCGACTTCGTCCGCGCCCTCCAGGTGGTGCTCGCGGACGGGCGTGTGATGCGTACCGGACGGCGGACCGCCAAGGGCGTCGCGGGTTATGACCTGACCCGGCTGTTCGTCGGGTCCGAAGGAACGCTCGGAGTGGTCACCGAAGTGACAGTGGCGTTGCGCCCGGCCACAGCCCGGCCGTTGGCGGCGATCGCGTTCTTCGACACCACCGCGGACGCCTGCCGTGCCGTCGCCGACCACCTCGGCGCCGGGATCCGTCCCGCCGCGCTCGAGCTGATGGATGCCGCGACGGTCGCGGCCGTCAACAGGCTCAAGGACCTGGGTTTCCCTGACGGCGTCGGCGCGGTGCTGATCGCCCAGTCCGACGCGGGCACCAGGGCGCCGGAAGAGCTCGCGGCCTTCGAGCTCTCGGCCCGCAAGTGCGCGGCGACCGACGTGATCGTGTCCGACGACCCGGCCGAGGCCGACCTGCTGATGCAGGGCCGCAGGCTGGCCGGGCTGTCGTTCGAGCAGTACCCCGCCACGCTCGTGGACGACGTGTGCGTCCCGCGCCGCAACCTCGCGGCGCTGGTGGACGGCATCGAGCGGATCGCCGCCGAGTACGGCGTGCTGATCGCCACCTGCGGCCACGCGGGCGACGGCAACATGCACCCGGCCGTGCTGTTCGACCACGACCAGGCCGTGGCGGCGCAGCAGGCGTTCGCCGACGTCATGCGACTGGGCCTGGAGCTCGGCGGGACCATCACGGGCGAGCACGGCGTCGGGTTCCTCAAGCGCGAGTGGCTGGCCCGCGAGCTCGACGAGGCCGCG
This window contains:
- a CDS encoding ABC transporter substrate-binding protein gives rise to the protein MRRIALLLASLVALSACGGPADAGKPAQNKAGVNTSPDQNRVRATKNEQIAAKVPQAIRDRGELVVGVDGKGSPPLTFRADDDKTPVGVETDIAQLVADTLGLKLRFEPTSWENLFLSVESGQYDVGFSNITVTEERKDKYDFATYRVDTIAFETSTGNNITVSGPKDIAGRRVAVTSGTNQEQILLRWDAANKAAGLKPVEFQYYTNASDRYLALKSGRIELYVGPYPGSAYHAKVSGETKIVGQVSGGGEIPAQIAGMTKKGSGLVTPVADALNELIKNGEYAEVLARWNLANEAITRSEINPPGLPRK
- a CDS encoding acetolactate synthase large subunit; its protein translation is MNGAQALLRTLVDAGVTVCFGNPGTSEMHFVAALDAVPEMRGVLGLFEGAVTGAADGYARMAGKPAATLLHLGPGLANGLANLHNARRARTGIVNVVGDHATYHKQYDAPLESDIESLSGTVGWTRTSASTEALAADAAEAVAVARSGRIATLILPADISWGDGGKPAAPLDAPVRPTVADNVVQSIVDVLRSGESTVILLGNVGTRERAIRAANRISQATGVKLFAETFPARIERGAGVPALERLGYLAEQVTWQLTDVRDLVLAGTKSPVSFFAYPGKPSDLVPDDCKVHVLAEPGDDITAALEAVAAIVAPDVEPVLQAENRPELPTGELTPQNWVDVIGALLPENAVIIDESNTSGLLLPTATAGAPKHDVLTLTGGSIGFGLPNAVGAAVACPDRPVICLQADGSAMYTASALWTMARENLNVTTVVLSNRSYAILKLELQRVGAESTGPKALDWLDLSRPDLDFVALATGMGIPATRATTAEELAEQFRAAQGKEGPHVIEAIVPTLF
- a CDS encoding FAD-binding oxidoreductase, with protein sequence MTSLPAGATTDDPDVLDAYRTDRATFCPSGTPRALVRARSLEDVVQTLRWAHEHGVPVVPQGTRTGLSGGANALDGCVLLNVEKLDRIVEIDVEEQIAVVQPGVINATLAAAVAEKGLYYPPDPGSKDISSIGGNVATNAGGMCCLKYGVTGDFVRALQVVLADGRVMRTGRRTAKGVAGYDLTRLFVGSEGTLGVVTEVTVALRPATARPLAAIAFFDTTADACRAVADHLGAGIRPAALELMDAATVAAVNRLKDLGFPDGVGAVLIAQSDAGTRAPEELAAFELSARKCAATDVIVSDDPAEADLLMQGRRLAGLSFEQYPATLVDDVCVPRRNLAALVDGIERIAAEYGVLIATCGHAGDGNMHPAVLFDHDQAVAAQQAFADVMRLGLELGGTITGEHGVGFLKREWLARELDEAALWSHQQIKQALDPRGILNPGRVINSTATGRTEVDQRSF
- a CDS encoding GNAT family N-acetyltransferase, whose translation is MSDPLVEPLLEDLVREYTGRYGRLHEDLKTYPADRFAPPDGAFVLLVENDAAIAGGAFQRYSGDTAELKRIWTHSAHRRRGLAAVVVAELEREAVKRGYTRIFLTTGPRQPEARDLYLATGYHPLFDVDSPPAEKPLPFHKLLPVPSVP
- a CDS encoding PQQ-binding-like beta-propeller repeat protein, yielding MGNTLIRLAALTLTGVTLAGTVASAHSHRGGDWPTWQGDKAGSRHNPAEFRITPANVGKLELKWAFAYPKTGVVAKSQPAVVDGTAFFGGPDGTFYALDAKSGKTKWTFDLASVDPSQRVVLDGPAVARGKVYFGDSGGYMYALDQRTGKLVWAKDTEPHPTGMHTSSPLYHDGRIYVGASSAENLGDKNYPCCTFRGHIDSLDADTGEVVWRHYTVPEPKEVGTYPSGAKKFEPSGAGVWSSPVIDERTGTLYVGTGQNYTGSAGDFDSLLALDARSGAVRWKQQVTKADTWRDLCNQPDPEGYCPGLKDGTNLDYDIGATPNIFRVKGRTYVGVGQKSGVYHAFDATTGDVKWRRQLGVPLPSGGISGIQWGSSYDGDKLYIATYFAEPGTLFAVKPETGQVLWKTPNPANGCDWGGAAQHKDICTPAHGPAATSTPGLVWEGSNDGKMRAYSARDGKVLWEYDTVRDFQGVNGLTGHGSAISGSGGAVVSNGMLYIQSGYYPFYPSEHGNVLLAFGLK
- a CDS encoding amino acid ABC transporter permease, with amino-acid sequence MSTATRAPEVEEESALRVVPVRHPWRWVFSAVVLVLLAMAGHALVTNTAFDWPTFADYVFYPSVLEAVLLTIELTALGIVIGFVLGTVFALMRMSSSPLLRAVSWAYIWIFRSVPLILQLLFWYNLAILYNQLSFGIPFGPSFFSVGTQDLIPPLAAAALGLSLHQAAYSAEIVRSGFISVDAGQREAAAALGIPRRRQFFRIVLPQAMRTIVPAAANEIIGMVKGTSVVYIMALPELFYQVQVIYTRNGRVIPLLLVATFWYLLITSVLSIVQHYVERHYGKGVRR
- a CDS encoding amino acid ABC transporter ATP-binding protein, producing the protein MLRIQGVHKSFGALHVLRGITLDVAAGEVTVIIGASGSGKSTLLRAINHLERLDRGFVSVDGDLIGYRRSGNKLHELREAEILKQRRGIGFVFQNFNLFTNLTVIENVVESPRLSRADGLALLDRVGLVDKADAYPRQLSGGQQQRVAIARALALRPKLLLFDEPTSALDPELVNEVLDVIKDLARGGTTMVVVTHEIGFAREVADTVVFMDEGQIVEQGTPADVLDNPREERTRAFLSKVL